Within Conexibacter woesei DSM 14684, the genomic segment GAGGATGTACTCGGCGCTGATCGTCTCGTGCGGGAGCTTGCCGGGCTTGCGCGCCGGCACGAAGCCTGCGCCCAGCTCGCGCGCCACCGCGGCGCCGAGGATGAAGCCGCGCGCCTCTGCGGCGACGACGAAGTCGACCGCGCGCGGCGCGCCGTACGCGGCCAGCCGCCGCACCGCCTCCGACAGCGCCGCCGCGTCGAGCAGCAGCGGCGTGATGTCGCGGAAGACGATCCCCGGCCGCGGGTAGTCGGGGATGTCGCGGATGCAGCTGCGCAGGTCGATCGCGGACCGGCTCACCGGCGACGCGCTATCCGGAGATTCTGCGGAGGTCGCGGATCAGCAGCAGATGCTTGAGGTACGTCGCCACGGCGGCGAGGTTCTCCAGCGTCTCGACGGCCTCTCTGCGTCGCTCCGGATTCCGCGACCGCAGCGCCGGGGCGAGGATCTGCTGCAACAGCGCCGACTCGCGGTCGGCGGACGTGCGGAAGACGCGCAGGTTGCGGCCGGCGACGCCGTACCTCGCCAGCTCGGTGACGGCGCGGACGATCTCGCGATCGGTCTCGTCGTAGTAGCGCACGCCGGCGCGCTGCTCGCCGCGGATCACGCCGAAGTCCTCCAGCTCCAGCACGAGCTTCGGATCGGCGCCCGTCTCCTCGACGACGTCGTCGAGCGAGTACGTCGCCCCCGGCCCTCTGACGGCGACCGCCGCGCGGCGCAGGTGGCGCACGTCGGGTCTCGCCGGACCAGGCGCGACGTCGCTGTCGGAGCGCCCGCCGGCAAGCTCCTGGCGGATCACTCTGAGCGGCAGGAACTCGTCGCGCTGGAGCCGCAGGATCGTCCGCAGGCGCTGCACGTCCGACTGCGTGTAGACGCGGTAGCCGCCCTGCGTCCGCCGCGGCGTCAGCAGCTTCTGATCCTCCAGGTAGCGGATCTTGGAGATCGAGATGTCCGGGAACTCCTGCTTCAACGCCTTGCAGACCGCGCCGATCGTCAGCGCCTTCTGGCGCGCAGGCTTGGCCGCCGGCTCCTCGACCGCCGGCGCGGTCGGGTCGGGCCCGTCGGCGGCCGCGGCGGGCTCGACGGGTTGGGGGATCTCGGAGGCAGCCATCGTCATCGTGAGAGATACGCCAGCTTGTACTTGCCCACCTGCAACTCGTCTCCGTCTTCGAGCTGGTGCGACTCGATCCGCGTCCG encodes:
- the ftsR gene encoding transcriptional regulator FtsR, with protein sequence MAASEIPQPVEPAAAADGPDPTAPAVEEPAAKPARQKALTIGAVCKALKQEFPDISISKIRYLEDQKLLTPRRTQGGYRVYTQSDVQRLRTILRLQRDEFLPLRVIRQELAGGRSDSDVAPGPARPDVRHLRRAAVAVRGPGATYSLDDVVEETGADPKLVLELEDFGVIRGEQRAGVRYYDETDREIVRAVTELARYGVAGRNLRVFRTSADRESALLQQILAPALRSRNPERRREAVETLENLAAVATYLKHLLLIRDLRRISG
- a CDS encoding adenine phosphoribosyltransferase — protein: MDLRSCIRDIPDYPRPGIVFRDITPLLLDAAALSEAVRRLAAYGAPRAVDFVVAAEARGFILGAAVARELGAGFVPARKPGKLPHETISAEYILEYGVDALEVHADAIGHGANVLIHDDLLATGGTARALCDLVERLGGHVVGCAFLAELAFLGGRERIAPFDVCSLVTYDSETA